One Tunturibacter gelidoferens genomic region harbors:
- a CDS encoding DUF2461 domain-containing protein — protein MGTQFSNEALKFLRGLKKNNNREWFGERKDVYEKQLKEPMLALIGEVNEAMAEFSPEHLRPANKILMRIYRDIRFSKDKRPYKHHVSAWWARDGLQKTSGGGFYLQVSSTELLIAAGVYMPEREQLLAIRRYLVDHHLEFRKIMAGKKLRSLMQETETLSLTRPPKGFAADDPAIDLVMCKQWGLSATLPVERATSPGLLKDVVERFKVAAPLIRLLNTPLLGKAKMPLF, from the coding sequence ATGGGGACACAGTTTTCGAATGAGGCTTTGAAGTTTTTGCGGGGGCTGAAGAAGAACAACAACCGCGAGTGGTTTGGGGAGCGGAAGGATGTCTACGAGAAGCAGCTGAAGGAGCCGATGCTGGCGCTGATCGGCGAGGTGAATGAGGCGATGGCGGAGTTTTCGCCGGAGCACCTGCGGCCAGCGAACAAGATTCTGATGCGGATCTATCGCGATATTCGGTTCAGCAAGGATAAGCGGCCTTACAAGCATCATGTGTCGGCGTGGTGGGCGAGGGATGGTTTGCAGAAGACGTCGGGGGGCGGGTTCTATCTGCAGGTGAGTTCGACCGAGCTGCTGATCGCAGCAGGGGTGTACATGCCGGAGCGGGAGCAGTTGCTGGCGATACGGCGATACCTGGTGGATCATCATCTGGAGTTTCGCAAGATTATGGCGGGGAAGAAGCTTCGGTCGTTGATGCAGGAGACTGAGACGCTGTCGCTGACGCGGCCGCCTAAGGGGTTTGCTGCGGATGATCCGGCGATCGACCTGGTGATGTGCAAGCAGTGGGGCTTGTCGGCTACTCTGCCGGTGGAACGGGCGACTTCGCCGGGGTTGCTGAAGGATGTGGTGGAGCGGTTCAAGGTGGCCGCGCCTTTGATCAGGCTGCTGAATACTCCGCTTTTAGGGAAGGCTAAGATGCCTCTCTTTTAA
- a CDS encoding PEP-CTERM sorting domain-containing protein: MKKLLVLACLFAAATSSALADDFIYGDNADNGAPYVFQIDKTTGAVTNTYTGLSGFNGRGVVVVGTTMYYTSATTNAVYSYNLTTKTDNGPLFTVAGSRALSTIAYDGTNFWVGDYSGTNHAYLYSPTGTLLKTVSLADCTGYCDGLEYFVMNGKGYLLSNEADGSVDNYDLYDTNGNLIQADYINAAAHSGGTTGIAFDGTDFFTSNIFQGSLNEWTEGGTFVKTISLTGATSSNPFLIEDLSADYSQVLGPPPAVPEPSTFALFGTGLLGLAGVVRRKLSC, translated from the coding sequence TTGAAAAAATTACTTGTTTTAGCCTGCCTGTTCGCCGCCGCGACCTCTTCAGCTCTCGCGGACGACTTCATCTACGGGGACAACGCCGACAACGGCGCCCCATACGTCTTCCAAATCGATAAGACCACTGGTGCCGTCACCAACACCTACACAGGTCTCAGCGGCTTCAACGGTCGCGGTGTAGTGGTCGTCGGGACCACAATGTATTACACCTCGGCTACCACCAACGCCGTCTACTCCTACAATCTCACCACAAAAACAGACAACGGACCTTTGTTTACTGTCGCCGGCTCGAGAGCTCTTTCGACGATCGCCTACGACGGAACAAACTTCTGGGTCGGCGACTACAGTGGCACCAACCATGCCTACCTGTACAGCCCTACAGGAACGCTGCTGAAAACGGTGTCGCTCGCAGACTGCACTGGGTACTGCGACGGTCTCGAGTACTTCGTGATGAACGGTAAAGGATATCTTTTATCGAACGAGGCAGATGGCAGCGTAGATAACTACGATCTCTACGACACCAACGGCAACCTCATTCAGGCGGACTACATCAACGCAGCGGCTCACTCCGGCGGTACAACCGGAATCGCGTTTGATGGAACCGACTTCTTCACCTCAAACATCTTTCAGGGCTCCCTCAACGAATGGACCGAAGGCGGCACTTTCGTCAAAACCATCTCCCTAACCGGCGCAACCAGCAGCAATCCTTTCCTCATCGAGGACCTGTCAGCTGATTACTCCCAGGTCCTTGGACCGCCTCCTGCCGTTCCGGAACCCAGCACTTTCGCTCTCTTTGGGACCGGGCTGCTCGGGCTGGCGGGAGTCGTCCGTCGCAAGCTCTCCTGCTAG
- the mnmE gene encoding tRNA uridine-5-carboxymethylaminomethyl(34) synthesis GTPase MnmE, producing the protein MSDPNSNSDSRFLSEDSKYSEDTIVAISTPPGRGGIGIVRLSGPAARTIAEPLLKLRHPLVPAQARFAEILDSTGEVLDEAVVTYFQSPHSYTSEDIVEISAHGSPVLLHHLLRQCLAAGARLAEPGEFTQRAFLSGRLDLTQAEAVYDLIESTTLHQARIAAQQLGGSLSRHITPIKQQLISLIAALEAGIDFAEDDIDLLAQDQISSQITAIEAPLTALEHSFDYGRIVRDGFTMAIVGRPNVGKSSLFNRLVERDRAIVTSTPGTTRDLVTERVSLEGIPLELIDTAGLRVSTDEAESIGIAKSREAMSEADVVLLVLDATALPHEEDAAAVATLTGRPFLIVINKQDLEHPESNILKPTLQTIETSALTGSGISELRRAILSLVTKEIPNVETAVLTNHRQQRSVSDALAALNRARQAATAIIPHEMILLDLYEGLHALDAFTGSTTTDDILNLIFSKFCIGK; encoded by the coding sequence GTGAGCGACCCCAACTCCAACTCCGATTCCAGATTCCTCTCCGAGGACTCCAAATACTCCGAAGACACCATCGTAGCCATCTCCACCCCTCCCGGCCGCGGCGGCATCGGTATCGTCCGTCTCTCCGGCCCCGCAGCCCGCACCATCGCCGAACCCCTCCTGAAACTTCGCCATCCCTTGGTCCCCGCCCAGGCCCGCTTCGCTGAAATCCTTGATTCCACAGGCGAAGTTCTCGATGAAGCTGTAGTCACCTACTTCCAATCCCCCCACTCCTACACCTCCGAGGACATCGTAGAAATCTCCGCCCACGGATCGCCCGTCCTCCTCCATCACCTCCTCCGCCAATGCCTCGCCGCCGGCGCCCGTCTCGCCGAACCCGGCGAATTCACCCAGCGAGCCTTCCTCTCCGGCCGCCTCGACCTTACCCAGGCCGAAGCCGTCTACGACCTGATCGAATCCACTACCCTTCATCAGGCCCGCATCGCCGCCCAACAACTTGGCGGCTCGCTATCACGTCATATCACCCCAATAAAACAACAACTTATAAGCCTGATCGCCGCGCTCGAAGCTGGCATCGACTTCGCTGAAGACGACATCGACCTCCTCGCGCAAGATCAAATCTCCTCCCAAATCACAGCAATCGAAGCCCCCCTCACCGCACTGGAGCACTCCTTTGACTACGGCCGCATCGTCCGCGACGGCTTTACCATGGCCATAGTTGGCCGCCCTAACGTCGGTAAATCCTCTCTTTTCAATCGCCTGGTCGAACGCGACCGCGCCATCGTCACATCGACTCCCGGTACGACACGCGACCTGGTCACCGAACGCGTATCACTGGAAGGCATTCCCCTCGAACTCATCGACACCGCAGGTCTGCGCGTTTCTACCGACGAAGCCGAATCAATAGGCATCGCCAAATCCCGCGAAGCTATGTCCGAAGCCGATGTAGTACTCCTGGTCCTGGATGCCACTGCACTACCGCATGAAGAAGACGCGGCAGCAGTAGCCACCCTGACTGGCCGCCCCTTCCTCATTGTTATCAACAAGCAAGATCTTGAACACCCGGAATCGAACATCCTGAAACCTACTCTTCAAACGATTGAAACGTCTGCTCTCACCGGATCGGGTATCTCTGAGTTACGTCGAGCCATCCTGTCGCTGGTCACGAAGGAAATCCCAAACGTTGAGACCGCGGTTCTCACCAACCACCGCCAACAGCGGTCGGTATCGGACGCATTGGCGGCTCTCAATCGAGCGAGGCAAGCGGCGACCGCGATCATCCCTCACGAAATGATCCTTCTTGATCTCTACGAAGGTCTTCACGCGCTGGACGCTTTCACAGGCTCTACGACGACCGACGACATCCTAAACCTTATCTTCAGTAAGTTCTGCATCGGAAAATAA
- a CDS encoding GGDEF domain-containing protein, with product MQPLQICVYWVPALVTFRERHLSDDLSLNCRLRRTGHRQRMQDRLQGKRQLQMPSTSIHELAIQQIERLSRRGFQRLALPRPLENAFEQSTLARRSERLWLEGLVAIGLFNIYLLVDHFLQNSSNSWLPLQIRLCVVTPLALLINLSMRWSPNKIYREVSIAGASCLIGITHLYIESNKNAASSAYAQVGLIVAVIFVNVVMRLQFFYALSASTILLASDLVFIQHDHFLNSSEKLLGITLAVCAISMTAIANYSIGREERLGFLMRLRSEIQSKELSFLNVELQRISCIDSLTGLANRHAYELQFAKLWSESIDSGSCLSAIVIDIDHFKLTNDTRGHLYGDRVLVRVASLLLQGLRCKDDFAARFGGEEFVVLLPGTTQEGAMIVAERIRKLVEVAGSPALPEPGSHPRLSTVSCGGASCYPSDVNCKEDLLDAADKALYQAKELGRNRVCWGELASRQKESSSSYKRPIRISVKSDPLPLTSVD from the coding sequence ATGCAACCCTTGCAAATATGCGTGTATTGGGTTCCCGCTTTAGTAACATTCAGGGAGCGCCATCTTAGTGACGACTTGTCCTTGAACTGCCGGCTGCGTAGGACAGGACACCGGCAAAGGATGCAAGACAGACTGCAAGGTAAGAGGCAACTTCAGATGCCGAGCACTTCCATTCACGAGCTCGCGATTCAGCAGATCGAGCGGCTTTCACGAAGAGGGTTTCAGCGACTAGCGTTGCCACGGCCTCTTGAGAACGCCTTCGAGCAGTCAACACTCGCTCGACGATCCGAGCGTCTCTGGCTGGAAGGTCTGGTAGCGATTGGTCTGTTCAATATCTATCTCCTCGTCGACCACTTTCTCCAAAACAGCAGCAACTCCTGGCTCCCGTTACAAATCCGACTGTGCGTTGTCACGCCCCTGGCCCTGCTGATTAATCTCAGCATGCGCTGGAGTCCAAACAAGATCTATCGCGAAGTAAGCATCGCCGGCGCCAGCTGCCTTATAGGAATAACGCACCTCTACATCGAGAGTAATAAGAATGCAGCCTCTTCCGCGTACGCTCAAGTAGGCCTGATTGTAGCGGTCATTTTTGTCAACGTCGTGATGCGGCTCCAGTTCTTTTACGCTCTCAGCGCGTCGACCATTTTGCTGGCGAGCGATCTCGTCTTCATTCAACACGACCATTTCCTGAACTCATCGGAAAAGCTCCTCGGAATCACTTTGGCGGTCTGCGCCATTTCGATGACCGCAATTGCGAATTACAGCATCGGGCGAGAAGAACGATTGGGCTTCCTGATGCGGCTGCGCAGCGAGATACAAAGCAAAGAGCTTTCCTTCCTGAATGTCGAACTGCAAAGAATTTCCTGCATCGATAGCCTGACTGGACTCGCCAATCGGCATGCTTACGAGTTGCAGTTTGCCAAACTGTGGAGCGAATCTATTGACTCCGGCTCCTGCTTATCCGCCATCGTGATCGACATCGATCACTTCAAGCTCACAAATGACACTCGCGGCCATCTGTACGGCGACCGAGTACTGGTCCGAGTTGCTTCTCTGTTGTTGCAAGGTCTGCGCTGCAAGGACGACTTCGCGGCGAGATTCGGTGGTGAAGAGTTCGTGGTTCTACTTCCCGGCACAACACAGGAAGGAGCCATGATCGTCGCCGAACGCATCCGCAAGCTCGTCGAGGTGGCTGGATCTCCAGCACTACCCGAGCCCGGCAGCCATCCCAGGCTTTCAACGGTAAGTTGCGGCGGAGCGTCCTGCTACCCGAGCGACGTCAACTGTAAGGAGGACCTTCTGGATGCGGCCGATAAGGCGCTCTATCAGGCAAAGGAGCTGGGTCGCAATCGGGTATGCTGGGGCGAATTAGCGAGCAGACAAAAAGAATCATCGTCCTCCTATAAGCGACCCATAAGGATTTCGGTCAAGAGTGACCCGCTGCCGCTGACGAGCGTCGACTAG
- the panC gene encoding pantoate--beta-alanine ligase produces MQIVKSVAEMQSICRKLRMQDGLLGFVPTMGALHKGHLSLVQRAGAECQTVIASIFVNPLQFGPGEDFAKYPRTFEQDCRQLEAEGVSVLFAPEATGMYPTGAVTTITVPGIGDRLDGASRPGHFTGVATVVAKLFHVVAPHRAYFGQKDAAQLAVLRQMIQDLNFDLELVSCAIVRDADGLALSSRNKYLSIPEREQALVLHRSLTKIEQSIASGERRSSTLLQIGRNTLETAKGIRVDYLAIVDARSLLPVASAERDVLIAVAAYVGRTRLIDNFLVA; encoded by the coding sequence ATGCAGATCGTAAAGAGTGTTGCGGAGATGCAGAGCATCTGTCGCAAACTCCGGATGCAGGATGGATTGCTGGGCTTTGTCCCAACCATGGGCGCGCTTCACAAAGGCCATCTCTCCCTGGTCCAGCGAGCCGGAGCCGAGTGCCAAACTGTAATCGCATCGATCTTCGTCAATCCCCTCCAGTTCGGTCCGGGAGAAGACTTCGCCAAGTATCCACGAACCTTCGAGCAAGATTGCAGGCAACTCGAGGCCGAAGGTGTATCCGTTCTATTCGCTCCCGAGGCCACGGGGATGTACCCAACCGGCGCTGTAACCACCATCACCGTGCCCGGCATCGGCGACCGGTTAGACGGAGCCTCCCGGCCAGGTCACTTCACCGGAGTAGCCACCGTGGTAGCGAAGTTATTTCACGTGGTTGCCCCCCACCGCGCCTACTTCGGACAGAAAGATGCCGCACAGCTAGCCGTCTTGCGACAGATGATTCAGGACCTGAACTTCGACCTTGAGCTGGTGAGTTGTGCGATCGTGCGAGATGCTGATGGCCTTGCTCTGAGCAGCAGAAATAAATACCTTAGCATTCCGGAGCGCGAACAGGCACTGGTTCTGCATCGATCGCTTACTAAGATCGAGCAGAGCATCGCAAGCGGCGAACGCCGCAGTTCGACGCTCTTGCAAATCGGGAGAAACACCCTGGAGACTGCGAAGGGCATACGGGTTGACTACCTTGCCATCGTCGACGCCCGATCCCTCCTTCCCGTCGCATCTGCAGAGAGAGACGTCCTGATCGCAGTAGCAGCGTATGTTGGGCGAACGCGTCTGATCGACAACTTCCTCGTCGCGTGA
- the panB gene encoding 3-methyl-2-oxobutanoate hydroxymethyltransferase has product MSLTTFSTERAGAQGGRQADSPAKVTVPSLLEKKLLRRPISAITAYDYASARLVDEAGLDIVLVGDSLAMVMQGHENTLAVTMDEMLLYTRGVRRAVKRALLVADMPFGSYHTNDREGLANAIRFIKESGAEAVKLEGSRERTELIRRITAAEIPVMGHIGLTPQSVHRMGGYKVQGKTMEAIDELRTDALALQEAGCFAIVLEGVPRELARIITEELHISTIGIGAGPDCDGQILVLHDMMTMTFSPPAKFVRRYADVAGVMRKALEEYRHDVEARTFPADAESYHFSREVRELMTEPIEVVG; this is encoded by the coding sequence ATGAGTTTGACCACGTTCTCTACGGAACGAGCCGGAGCCCAGGGTGGGCGACAGGCCGATTCCCCCGCCAAAGTAACCGTCCCCTCCCTCCTCGAAAAGAAACTTCTACGCCGGCCGATCAGCGCCATCACGGCCTATGACTACGCCAGCGCCAGGCTCGTCGACGAGGCTGGCCTCGACATCGTCCTTGTGGGAGACTCGCTCGCCATGGTCATGCAGGGCCACGAAAACACCCTCGCCGTCACCATGGACGAGATGCTTCTCTACACCCGCGGAGTGCGGCGGGCCGTAAAACGCGCCCTGCTGGTTGCCGACATGCCCTTCGGCAGCTACCACACCAACGACCGCGAAGGACTTGCCAACGCGATCCGCTTCATCAAGGAATCCGGAGCCGAAGCAGTCAAGCTCGAAGGTAGCCGCGAACGCACCGAACTCATCCGGCGAATCACAGCCGCCGAGATCCCGGTCATGGGACACATCGGACTCACTCCCCAGAGCGTCCATCGCATGGGAGGCTACAAAGTACAAGGCAAGACCATGGAAGCGATCGACGAACTACGCACCGACGCCCTCGCCCTCCAGGAGGCAGGCTGCTTCGCCATCGTCCTCGAGGGTGTGCCCCGCGAGCTCGCCCGCATCATCACCGAAGAGCTTCACATCTCCACCATCGGAATCGGCGCCGGCCCCGACTGCGACGGACAGATCCTCGTCCTCCACGACATGATGACCATGACCTTCTCGCCTCCAGCGAAGTTTGTCAGACGGTACGCCGACGTAGCAGGAGTCATGCGCAAGGCACTGGAAGAATACCGGCACGACGTCGAAGCCAGAACCTTCCCCGCCGACGCCGAGAGCTATCACTTCTCCCGCGAGGTCCGGGAATTGATGACAGAACCGATCGAAGTGGTGGGATAG
- the obgE gene encoding GTPase ObgE, protein MFIDEARIRIKAGDGGNGCMAFRREKFVPKGGPSGGDGGHGGDVLMSSSLSHNTLVHFRFNPEHKAQRGGHGLGSNCSGSAGDSTTLKVPVGTLLYDDATGELIHDFARPNETIVIAKGGRGGRGNQHFATSTHQAPREHELGRAGEERTYRLELRLLADAGLVGYPNVGKSTLISRLSAAKPKIANYAFTTLEPNLGVVQVGDFPHTESFTVADLPGLIEGAHLGAGLGIQFLKHIERTSVIVHLVDVSDSGAAEGTSRPDPVADYKVITEELKSFDPALAAKPTILVAAKADVANPEKLKKLTAMAKRRKLPFFIISAVTGEGIEPLKFAIAEMVAAHRPIALEPEIVEPVKLKPNYPPPPGSARGRA, encoded by the coding sequence ATGTTTATTGATGAAGCAAGAATTCGTATCAAGGCCGGCGACGGCGGCAACGGCTGCATGGCCTTCCGCCGCGAAAAGTTCGTCCCCAAGGGCGGCCCCTCGGGCGGCGACGGCGGCCACGGAGGCGACGTCCTCATGTCCTCCTCCCTCAGCCACAACACCCTCGTCCATTTCCGTTTCAACCCCGAGCACAAGGCGCAGCGCGGCGGCCACGGCCTCGGCTCCAACTGCTCCGGCTCAGCCGGCGATAGCACCACCCTCAAAGTTCCCGTAGGCACGCTCCTCTACGACGACGCCACTGGCGAACTCATCCACGACTTCGCCCGCCCAAACGAGACCATCGTCATCGCCAAGGGAGGTCGCGGCGGCCGCGGCAACCAGCACTTCGCCACCAGCACCCACCAGGCCCCGCGCGAGCACGAACTCGGCCGCGCCGGCGAAGAACGCACCTACCGCCTCGAACTCCGCCTCCTCGCCGACGCCGGCCTCGTAGGCTACCCCAACGTCGGCAAATCCACCCTCATCTCGCGCCTCTCTGCAGCCAAACCCAAGATCGCCAACTACGCCTTCACCACCCTCGAACCAAACCTCGGCGTAGTCCAGGTCGGCGACTTCCCCCACACCGAATCCTTCACCGTCGCCGACCTCCCCGGCCTCATCGAAGGCGCACACCTCGGCGCTGGTCTCGGCATCCAGTTCCTCAAACATATCGAGCGCACCAGCGTCATCGTCCACCTCGTCGACGTCTCCGACTCCGGCGCCGCCGAAGGCACCTCCCGTCCCGACCCCGTCGCAGACTACAAAGTCATCACCGAAGAGCTCAAGAGCTTCGATCCCGCGCTCGCCGCCAAGCCCACCATCCTTGTGGCCGCCAAAGCCGACGTGGCAAATCCGGAAAAGCTCAAAAAGCTCACCGCCATGGCCAAACGCCGCAAGTTACCCTTCTTCATCATCTCCGCCGTCACCGGCGAGGGCATCGAGCCGCTCAAGTTCGCCATCGCCGAGATGGTCGCCGCCCACCGCCCCATCGCGCTCGAACCCGAGATCGTCGAACCCGTAAAGCTCAAGCCCAACTACCCCCCACCCCCAGGTTCCGCCCGCGGCCGCGCCTAG
- a CDS encoding TonB-dependent receptor gives MKISGWMMRGALVALIATFCAATGLRSYGQSAVDGAIGGTVEDASGSAIGSAIVVVHSNATNAEQNVKVDGSGVFRVIHLQPATYTVTITAPGFRSYRSGEVLVEVGLLTDISPKLPVGNVSDTVEVTSEAPVLNTTSPDFSGVINQKMLLDLPVNNYRWSAYALLTPGVVADSSGFGLLSFRGQSTLLNNVTIDGADDNQAYFSEERGRTRAGYSTAKASIQEFQVNTSNYTVEYGRAAGGVVNSITKSGGNKFHGEAYFYDRDAEWGAANAFTTKTVQVVPNGPFSSVNFKPTDRRKQWGGAVGGPIFRDKLFFFFAADRFQRNFPAVAAASNPTSFFATPDAALPGGKVCGGTGATAPSTIDAAACTLQNNLKLASYGAAATDYTSGLANLNSLLGSVPRTGDQTIFFPKVDWQINGKNHASFEVNRLRWISPAGIQTGATVFDGSHSFGNDYVRDTFGIAKLDTLITNNISNEVRYQYGRDFEFEFAQDPAAYETSNLVGPTLGGYSNPFGGLPPSVSITNGFTFGTQTFLQRAALPDERRNQVADTVNWIRGNHSIKFGGDYIHTNDLINNLFAQYGGYSYSTLTNYLTDLYLSQNPKTVAQAHNYSSYTQGFGRPGLDFNTGDYGFFVQDEWKLNSRLSLTGGIRYEYEQLPSPVSSLVVSSIPQTGSLPSNKSNIGPRVGFAYDVFGGGKTILRGGYGEFFARVINSSIYNALINTGSLNGQPSFTYTSTSAGAPVFPEVIPTLVNTGTPPNSTFFDKNFKLPEIHQADLTVEQDLGWNTVVSVTWLGSFGRRLPSFVDLNLPAPTTVTYTVVDTSGKGPLQNGSTFTSNFFAKSTTSSKVCPSQRPDCNFGSKTNIFSGVNSNYQGLVGQISHRLTHNLQFSANYTWSHALDYGENNTTGSSANALLDPTSLREEYGNSNQNVPNRFVLTAVATSPWRFTGWKSYLLNDYEVSPNFSAQSGLPYSVVTSGTLSTGLINGVQLNAVGGGVNGSNGAFRLPGFERNGLQQPSTNVLDLRLSKRFNVAERVKLELLGESFNILNRQNVTSVNTTGYFIGTTTNAAKQVTANLLTFNTSSANSALPLFGSVTNSNASGFSYTPRQVQLSVRAQF, from the coding sequence ATGAAGATTTCGGGATGGATGATGCGCGGCGCGCTGGTTGCGCTGATTGCGACGTTTTGCGCGGCTACAGGACTAAGGAGCTACGGGCAGTCAGCAGTCGACGGCGCGATCGGCGGTACGGTCGAGGATGCGAGTGGTTCCGCGATTGGGAGCGCGATCGTAGTCGTCCATTCGAACGCGACGAATGCTGAACAGAACGTGAAGGTCGATGGCTCGGGTGTCTTCCGGGTGATCCATCTACAGCCTGCAACCTACACGGTTACAATTACGGCGCCCGGGTTCCGAAGCTATCGTTCCGGTGAGGTCCTCGTCGAGGTTGGACTGCTGACAGATATCTCGCCCAAGCTGCCTGTGGGTAACGTGAGCGACACGGTTGAGGTGACGAGCGAGGCCCCGGTGCTGAATACGACGTCGCCTGATTTTTCGGGAGTCATCAATCAAAAGATGCTGCTTGATCTTCCAGTGAACAACTATCGTTGGTCGGCTTATGCGCTGTTGACACCTGGAGTGGTTGCCGATTCGAGCGGGTTTGGGCTTTTGAGTTTCCGCGGCCAGAGCACCCTGCTGAATAATGTAACCATCGACGGAGCAGATGACAATCAGGCCTACTTTTCAGAGGAGCGTGGACGCACTCGCGCGGGATACTCGACGGCCAAAGCTTCGATTCAGGAGTTTCAGGTTAATACTTCGAACTACACGGTCGAGTATGGCCGGGCTGCTGGCGGCGTTGTGAACTCGATCACGAAGTCGGGCGGCAATAAGTTCCACGGCGAGGCGTACTTTTACGATCGCGATGCGGAGTGGGGAGCGGCGAACGCGTTTACGACGAAGACCGTGCAGGTGGTTCCGAATGGACCCTTCAGTTCGGTGAACTTCAAGCCGACGGATCGACGCAAGCAGTGGGGCGGTGCGGTGGGCGGGCCGATCTTCCGCGACAAGCTGTTCTTCTTCTTTGCGGCTGATCGCTTTCAGAGAAACTTTCCTGCGGTCGCGGCCGCCAGCAATCCGACGAGCTTCTTTGCGACGCCTGATGCGGCGCTACCAGGCGGGAAGGTGTGCGGAGGGACAGGTGCGACGGCGCCAAGCACGATCGACGCGGCGGCGTGCACATTGCAAAACAATCTCAAGCTGGCCAGTTATGGTGCGGCCGCAACGGATTACACCAGCGGTCTTGCCAATCTGAATTCACTGCTTGGCAGTGTGCCGCGTACGGGCGATCAGACGATCTTCTTTCCTAAAGTGGACTGGCAGATCAACGGAAAGAATCATGCTTCGTTTGAGGTGAACCGGTTGCGTTGGATCTCACCGGCCGGTATCCAGACCGGCGCTACTGTCTTTGATGGTTCGCATAGTTTTGGCAACGACTATGTACGCGATACGTTCGGCATTGCGAAGCTGGATACGTTGATTACGAACAACATCAGCAACGAGGTTCGTTATCAGTACGGGCGCGATTTTGAGTTCGAGTTCGCCCAGGATCCTGCGGCCTATGAGACTTCGAACCTGGTGGGCCCGACCCTGGGAGGGTATAGCAATCCGTTTGGCGGACTACCGCCGAGTGTCTCGATTACGAACGGCTTTACGTTTGGAACACAGACGTTTCTGCAGCGTGCTGCGCTGCCGGATGAGCGCAGGAATCAGGTTGCGGATACGGTGAACTGGATTCGCGGAAACCACAGCATTAAATTTGGCGGCGACTACATTCATACGAATGACCTGATCAACAATCTCTTTGCGCAGTATGGCGGATATAGTTACTCCACGTTGACGAACTACCTAACGGACTTGTATCTCTCACAGAATCCGAAGACAGTTGCCCAGGCGCATAACTACAGCTCGTATACGCAGGGGTTTGGTCGTCCAGGCCTCGATTTCAATACGGGGGACTATGGGTTCTTCGTGCAGGATGAGTGGAAGTTGAATTCGCGGCTGAGCCTGACGGGAGGCATTCGGTATGAGTATGAACAGTTGCCGTCGCCGGTCAGCAGCCTGGTCGTTTCATCGATTCCGCAGACGGGATCGCTGCCGAGCAACAAGAGCAACATCGGTCCGCGAGTTGGCTTTGCCTACGATGTGTTCGGAGGCGGCAAGACGATTCTGCGAGGCGGCTATGGAGAGTTCTTCGCTCGTGTCATCAACTCCTCGATCTATAACGCGCTGATCAACACAGGGTCGCTCAACGGCCAGCCGAGCTTCACGTACACGTCGACGAGCGCGGGCGCACCGGTGTTTCCGGAGGTCATTCCGACGCTGGTCAACACGGGAACTCCACCGAACTCCACGTTCTTCGACAAGAACTTCAAGCTGCCGGAGATCCACCAGGCAGACCTGACGGTGGAGCAGGACCTTGGCTGGAATACGGTCGTCAGCGTGACCTGGTTGGGATCGTTTGGGCGGCGTCTGCCGAGTTTTGTCGACTTGAACCTGCCTGCTCCGACCACCGTGACCTACACCGTGGTGGATACGTCTGGGAAAGGCCCGCTGCAGAACGGTTCCACGTTCACGTCGAACTTTTTTGCGAAGAGCACGACGTCTTCCAAGGTGTGTCCGAGCCAGCGTCCGGATTGCAACTTCGGATCGAAGACGAACATCTTCAGCGGGGTGAACTCGAACTACCAGGGTCTGGTGGGTCAGATCTCCCATCGTCTTACGCACAACCTGCAGTTCAGCGCGAACTATACCTGGTCGCACGCGCTGGACTATGGGGAGAACAATACGACTGGAAGCTCTGCGAATGCACTGTTGGATCCGACGAGTCTTCGCGAGGAGTATGGAAACTCGAATCAGAATGTTCCGAACCGGTTTGTCCTGACAGCGGTGGCGACGTCGCCGTGGCGCTTTACGGGTTGGAAGAGCTATCTGCTGAACGATTACGAGGTTTCGCCGAACTTCTCGGCGCAGAGCGGATTGCCCTATTCGGTGGTCACCAGCGGGACGCTGTCGACGGGTCTTATCAACGGTGTGCAGTTGAATGCGGTAGGCGGTGGCGTGAACGGATCGAACGGAGCTTTCCGGCTGCCGGGGTTTGAGCGCAATGGTCTGCAACAGCCGAGCACGAATGTGCTGGATCTTCGGCTGTCGAAGCGGTTCAATGTTGCCGAACGTGTGAAGCTGGAACTGCTTGGAGAGAGCTTCAACATTCTGAACCGGCAGAACGTCACGTCGGTGAATACTACCGGATACTTCATCGGTACTACGACCAATGCGGCCAAACAGGTAACAGCGAACCTATTGACGTTCAACACGAGCAGCGCGAACTCCGCTTTACCGCTGTTCGGCTCCGTGACGAACTCGAACGCGAGCGGATTCTCTTACACACCCCGTCAGGTCCAGTTGTCGGTTCGGGCGCAGTTCTAA